A window of the Lactuca sativa cultivar Salinas chromosome 5, Lsat_Salinas_v11, whole genome shotgun sequence genome harbors these coding sequences:
- the LOC111880552 gene encoding protein SUPPRESSOR OF GENE SILENCING 3 — MSSKRGGGQSNRGDGNKPSPKGKNIASGSSYDVDQLNQAVQDVNLDPNQDGSWEVISKKNKNKTGNGASSKQWAAQTPKPNAWGQGQPDTQRTGGRGNGQARAPNNTWAAAQTGGRGGGGGGGGGGGGGSNYNYNGASNAIPPPLQSGWNWNARPANAWQLGNDTGRRENAPEVVIQEDVEDHNDIGEIDGSDDDDDVLLTDEYDSDETPRTHEVRKKNKWYSDFFETLDSLTVEQINEPTRQWHCPACQNGPGAIDWYRSLPSLVTHAKTKGSKRVKIHRDLAEILEEELRRRGAAVVAAGESYGQWKGLNEVVKDKEIVWPPMVVIMNTQLEQDENEKWLGMGNQELLDYFGSYEAVRARHSYGPKGHRGMSVLIFESSAVGYTEAERLSKHFEHQGTDRDAWDHRRILFYPGGKRQLYGYLATKRDLDFFNQHCQGKSKLKFELVSYQERVVNQLKQMNEDNQQLNYYKNKIAKEQKHSKALEESFDFVTQRLRKTEEENRIVRERTQRYHEQNKEEMDYQEQFFKDQLKIIHDARNAKEGKFDKLQKEERMKVEQSYSVVDPQKRDEKLEAMKEFEEEREKLMKALEEQRTEMKSRHWKEEIELEKGFDAVLTQLMDKYTNKLEG, encoded by the exons ATGAGTTCCAAAAGAGGTGGTGGTCAGTCTAACAGAGGCGATGGCAACAAGCCTTCACCCAAGGGTAAAAACATAGCCAGTGGTTCTAGCTATGATGTTGATCAGTTGAATCAAGCAGTCCAAGATGTGAACCTGGATCCAAACCAGGATGGAAGTTGGGAGGTCATCTCCAAAAAGAACAAGAACAAAACTGGAAATGGTGCTTCTTCCAAACAGTGGGCTGCTCAGACTCCCAAACCCAATGCATGGGGTCAAGGTCAACCTGATACCCAAAGAACTGGTGGCCGGGGAAACGGTCAGGCCAGGGCTCCAAACAACACATGGGCAGCAGCTCAAACAGGCGGcagaggtggtggcggtggtggtggtggtggtggtggtggtggtagcaacTACAACTACAATGGTGCTTCAAATGCAATTCCTCCGCCTCTTCAGAGTGGATGGAATTGGAATGCTAGGCCAGCCAATGCATGGCAATTGGGAAATGACACTGGGAGGAGAGAGAATGCTCCAGAAGTTGTTATCCAGGAAGATGTTGAAGACCACAATGACATTGGTGAGATTGATGGAtccgacgatgatgatgatgttctTTTGACTGATGAGTATGATTCAGATGAAACCCCAAGAACCCATGAGGTCCGAAAGAAGAACAAATGGTATTCCGATTTTTTCGAAACTCTGGACAGTTTGACTGTGGAGCAAATCAACGAGCCAACCAGACAATGGCATTGCCCCGCATGTCAAAATGGTCCAGGTGCTATTGACTGGTATCGCAGCCTTCCTTCTCTTGTGACACAtgcaaaaacaaaagggtcaaaaAGAGTCAAGATTCATCGCGATCTAGCTGAAATTTTGGAGGAAGAGTTGCGTAGAAGGGGAGCTGCAGTGGTAGCAGCTGGTGAGTCATATGGACAGTGGAAAGGTCTCAATGAAGTTGTGAAAGATAAGGAAATAGTGTGGCCTCCAATGGTTGTCATCATGAATACACAACTTGAACAAGATGAGAATGAAAAG TGGCTTGGGATGGGGAATCAGGAGCTTCTTGATTACTTTGGGTCATATGAAGCTGTGAGGGCGCGACATTCTTATGGGCCAAAAGGGCATAGAGGAATGAGTGTTCTGATATTTGAATCCTCTGCAGTGGGGTACACAGAAGCTGAAAGGCTGAGCAAGCATTTTGAACATCAGGGTACTGACCGAGATGCGTGGGATCATCGCCGGATTCTGTTTTATCCAGGTGGCAAGCGACAGCTGTATGGCTACCTGGCAACAAAAAGAGATTTGGATTTCTTCAATCAGCATTGCCAAG GGAAATCGAAGCTGAAGTTTGAGTTGGTTTCTTACCAAGAAAGAGTTGTGAACCAGTTGAAGCAAATGAATGAAGACAATCAACAACTGAATTATTATAAGAACAAAATTGCTAAAGAACAAAAGCATTCGAAAGCACTTGAAGAGTCGTTTGATTTTGTGACTCAGAGGCTGAGGAAGACTGAAGAAGAGAACCGGATTGTGAGGGAGAGAACACAACGCTACCATGAACAAAACAAGGAAGAG ATGGATTATCAAGAGCAGTTCTTTAAAGATCAGCTGAAGATAATCCATGATGCTAGGAATGCAAAAGAAGGGAAGTTTGATAAGCTACAGAAGGAAGAGCGGATGAAAGTTGAGCAATCTTATTCTGTGGTGGATCCTCAGAAGAG GGATGAGAAGCTTGAGGCAATGAAGGAATTTGAGGAAGAGAGGGAGAAGCTGATGAAAGCTCTTGAAGAGCAGAGGACTGAAATGAAGAGCAGGCATTGGAAAgaggagattgagctggagaaaGGGTTTGATGCTGTGCTGACTCAATTGATGGATAAGTACACCAATAAACTTGAAGGATGA